The region GGcgggcgggggaggcggcTTCGCTACAAGCGTTGGTTTCTCGGGAGCACCCTTCAACACCAGACccttaccaccaccaagtaCATGGGTCTTAGGTGCGGGACCAGGACCGGGAGCAGTAGCCGGTGGGGCAACAAGGGCCGAGGCTTTCGTTTTGGCTGAACTCTCACTTTCTCGTGATGCTTGCCGGACAGCCAACTCGCCCGTTGATGCTGTTTGCGCTGCCTGGGGCGCGGAAGCAGAAGCTGGCATTGCATGATGGTCATCGATATGTGGGATGGTAGTTTTCGTTCCGTCAGCCCAAACGATGGCCTCGGGGGTCCaatcctcgtcgtcatcttctATATCTGCCCAGTTATTCTCCCCTTTGATGTCCTCGGGCCCAAGGCGGCTCGCCATATGGATGCCATACTTCTTAAGTTCTTCATCCGTATATTTCTTGGGCTCCGGTGGGGGTGCGGCTAGTGAAGATGTATTAGCAAACTActcacaacagcaacaactgCCATGTAATTCCATGATGCTTGCTCACGTCGATTCTTGTTCCAGACTGCGTTTGCGTCTGGAGCCGATCCCGACTTCCCTCCGTTTGCGCCAGAGGACTTTGCAACCAAGCCACTTCCGGTCTTGGCAACCAATCGGGGTCGAGATGAACTCAAAGTGCTGGATGGGGTcggggaggagctgagggTGACGGTAGGTTTCTCCAACGGCTTGGTCTGAGCAGGAGGCGCCGTGCCcttttggtggaggaaggtCTTATTGACACTGATCGCCTTGAATGGCGCTGGCTTCTTGATGGTCGACGAAGGTCTAGGATGACCGGCGCCGtcctccttgcccttggaGCCATCTTTAGACGCCTCGTTGTCGGACCCTCCACTAACACTGACTTCGGCCGAGTTCACAAGATCATCGATAATGTCGGATATATGCTTGTTTGCAAGGTCGTCGGTCGAGGCGCCATTCATGTGCGTTCGGTTGACGTCGACATTTTCCGGGTTAGTATCGACCTTGGTGGACTGTACACATGCGCAAACAAACAGTCAGCAAAGGCGGGGTGCGcctgagaagaagggggggagctCTCGAGACTCACGGGTTGGGCGTCAGAAGTTATGGTAGCTTCATCGGATCGTTGTTTTGGTGACTCAGTGGCCATCATCCGCGTGGAATACTCGTGGATTCGAATCGTGGATGGGAATAGTCCGATCGCAGTTCGGCGCAGAACAGATTAGGCCGTCGTAGCGTACAGATAGACGATGCTGTAATGTTTTCTgtaggaaaaaaaaggtgggTTCCGGTCAGCTCCAGGAAGCAAGGGGAGTGGTTTGCTCGAGGGTGCAGCGCGGAGCAGATCGAAGGCTGGGCCTCGCGCAACGGAGGGACTGAGCCAGGTCGACTCGCAACTTTTGTTCGCCGTGTGCAACCCACTTGGCCCGGCCGGTCTAGTTGGGAGCGAGATACGTACCTCTTGACCCTGAAGATGCTGGGGATAATTGAGAACGGTGATACCTCGCGGTCGCGGGTCAATATTTGGGTCGTCGTGGGGGAGTGAGGTAAGGGTCGttggagaaagagagggcaGGAAGCGTCCTGTGAGGCGATGCGGCTGGTGGTCGGAGGTCTTTTTGCCCACTTGCAGCACTGACGACTCGGTCGGTTGGCAACCAGAGGTCAGAGCTGCCGGGGTCATCGCTTCGGGCTTAGCGCTGGGTGGTGGTCTGTGCTTTGTTGAAGATCTACTCTCTGACCCTCCACAGACAACCAGTCCCGAGCCAGCGAATATATGAAGGGAAAATCTCTATATGTTTGAGTTCAGGATCTGGCAAAGTTTGTATAGATTGTTCATTGCCAGTCCTAGTCGAATAAATGTACAGTATCTCTGCACCAAGGGCCTCTAGCAATCATGCTTCGACTGAGAGGCATCGCGCTTCCTAGGCTGAACCATGGTCTTGACCTTTTGTGTGTCATGCCTGATATATTCCGCAATGCCCGTCATCAGAGAAACAGAAAGATTACGTAGAGCTCACATGCCAAACTTGCTCATGAAAAATCAGGGAACTGCATCACTAGGACTGAAGATATTCGGCCTCTTGATTGTACAGGTGGTGTTTCGCGCATCCTCCCAATTGCTTGCTAGCGAGCGGACTGGACCTTATGTAGAACAGCAAGTTCGCGCAAGGGCTCTGAGCCTAGCTGGGAATATCCGACCCTCATCTCCATTGAAATCGGGTTACAGTGACCGTAGGCTGCACCATTGGCCACTTGGTAGAGCGCCATCCCAGGCAGCTAGCAGAGACAtcacaaaagaaacaactCTGTTGCTAAGTGTCTCGTAGGCACTTCACTCTATTCGGTAACAGGTTATATACACACCCGAGTCAATTCCAAGCGGAATGTCATCTTCCACAACACCGGCTGAGTAGCTTAGTGGGCGTTGTTCTTGTGGTGACCTATTATTTGTTAGAGAGCAAGCCTCAACTCCCGAGCTCTTTGCATTTAAAACTCACGAAGGTGGAAGTAGTAGTTCTGGGCGTAACCAGTGATCAGGACCAGGAGAATGGCGTGGACGATGGCTATGACATGATCAGCATTTGGTACTCCCTCTTGTCGTGTCGCCGACAGATACAGAGATACCTACGCGCAGCACTGGGGTTCTTGCCAAAGTACTTGGCCTGGTATCTTCCGAGGAGACCGGTGGGCTTGACCTCAGGGGCGGAGCC is a window of Podospora pseudopauciseta strain CBS 411.78 chromosome 1, whole genome shotgun sequence DNA encoding:
- the ATP17 gene encoding ATP synthase f chain, mitochondrial precursor (COG:S; EggNog:ENOG503P4M2; BUSCO:EOG09265FTN) codes for the protein MSFVTRRALSTLIPPKVASPKAIGANPDAVRMQRVVNFYSKLPRGSAPEVKPTGLLGRYQAKYFGKNPSAAPIVHAILLVLITGYAQNYYFHLRHHKNNAH